One genomic window of Arachis stenosperma cultivar V10309 chromosome 10, arast.V10309.gnm1.PFL2, whole genome shotgun sequence includes the following:
- the LOC130956033 gene encoding gamma-glutamylcyclotransferase 2-1-like yields MVFWVFGYGSLVWNPGFEFDEKIIGYIKDYRRVFDLACIDHRGTPESPARTCTLEEKEGAICWGAAYCVKGGAEKEKLAMQYLERRECEYDQKTLVNFYKEGETLQPALTGVIVFTSTPDKINNKYYLGPAPLEDMARQIATAYGPCGNNRDYLFLLEKAMYDIGHEDDYVIELANEVRKVLGMGKALPKDKKLVGAPSQLQHPPHVPIPTLQLHPLPEPIALDS; encoded by the exons ATGGTTTTCTGGGTTTTTGGCTACGGTTCACTTGTGTGGAACCCAGGATTCGAATTCGATGAGAAAATTATCGGCTACATTAAGGATTACAGACGTGTATTTGATTTAG CATGCATTGATCACCGGGGTACACCTGAAAGCCCTGCAAGAACTTGCACGTTAGAGGAGAAAGAAGGAGCAATTTGC TGGGGTGCTGCTTATTGTGTTAAAGGTGGCGCTGAGAAGGAAAAACTTGCTATGCAG TATTTGGAAAGGCGAGAATGTGAatatgatcaaaagactctcgTAAACTTCTACAAG GAAGGAGAGACACTGCAACCTGCTTTAACGGGAGTGATAGT ATTTACATCTACGCCGGATAAAATTAACAACAAATACTACCTGGGACCTGCCCCTCTTGAAGACATGGCTAG GCAAATAGCAACTGCCTATGGTCCTTGCGGAAACAACAGGGATTATCTTTTCCTTTTGGAGAAGGCCATGTACGATATTG GCCACGAAGATGACTATGTAATAGAGCTAGCTAATGAAGTAAGGAAAGTACTTGGAATGGGGAAGGCACTACCAAAGGACAAAAAGTTGGTTGGAGCACCATCACAACTTCAACACCCTCCTCATGTACCTATTCCAACCCTTCAGCTTCATCCTCTTCCAGAACCCATTGCTTTGGATAGCTGA
- the LOC130956213 gene encoding putative F-box/LRR-repeat protein 9 has product MRCATNPIYRFPKPGRNWLDLPYELTVEIMSKVGAFDIFANGVEEVCTLWHRACNDPYTWRTIHIGSYLGRGGPFKRKLVMMRIFDDSFRRAIRRSCGQVVDLSLQYIFLVDMGCSLQQLRRLQLVNCDNTKILIKMAKGFPLLEELDITLCDIYKTSVTLKVIGQRCRRLNSLKFNMSGSKGNQDAYAIAQNMPNLRYLKLCRNNLDNNGLSAIFSGCPNLEYIDLGWCSNVDLDGSWLGQEYADKIVDLRYLHASMEDYWKMYDRGSHTCLMDYYYDMQFGEPWDERGILIDEIEDLILVSEDELKLEWKEEVDGICEIAILQRWHRSRNVNSFKEFRRYCQETKNTKSSNGKKHGRRAWKINYKSLYL; this is encoded by the exons ATGCGTTGCGCTACAAATCCAATATACCGGTTTCCCAAACCAGGGAGAAATTGGTTGGATCTTCCCTACGAATTGACAGTGGAAATCATGTCGAAGGTAGGTGCGTTTGACATCTTCGCCAATGGCGTCGAAGAAGTGTGCACTCTTTGGCATAGGGCTTGCAACGATCCGTACACGTGGCGGACTATACATATCGGCAGCTACTTAGGGCGCGGCGGCCCCTTCAAACGGAAGTTGGTTATGATGCGCATATTCGACGACAGTTTTCGCCGTGCAATTCGCCGCAGCTGCGGCCAGGTGGTCGATTTAAGTCTCCAATATATTTTCCTTGTTGATAT GGGATGTAGTCTGCAACAACTACGACGGCTACAACTTGTCAACTGcgataatacaaaaatattgaTTAAGATGGCTAAAGGATTTCCTTTGTTAGAAGAACTTGATATCACTCTGTGCGATATATATAAAACTAGTGTTACTTTAAAAGTCATAGGCCAACGTTGTCGTCGTTTAAATTCATTGAAATTTAACATGAGTGGTTCTAAAGGTAACCAAGACGCATATGCTATTGCACAAAATATGCCAAACTTAAGGTATCTAAAACTATGCAGGAACAATTTGGATAATAATGGCTTGAGTGCAATTTTTAGTGGTTGTCCTAATCTTGAATATATAGATTTAGGATGGTGTTCCAATGTTGATTTGGATGGGAGCTGGTTGGGGCAAGAATATGCTGACAAAATTGTGGATTTAAGATATTTGCATGCATCCATGGAGGACTACTGGAAAATGTATGATAGAGGTTCACATACTTGCCTAATGGACTATTATTACGATATGCAATTTGGTGAACCTTGGGATGAAAGAGGGATTCTTATTGATGAAATTGAAGATTTAATACTTGTATctgaagatgaattaaaattagaatGGAAAGAGGAAGTAGATGGCATATGTGAAATTGCAATACTTCAAAGATGGCATAGGTCAAGGAATGTTAATAGTTTCAAGGAGTTTAGAAGATACTGTCAAGAAACCAAGAACACGAAATCATCCAATGGCAAGAAACATGGAAGAAGGGCTTGGAAGATTAACTATAAGAGTCTATATCTTTAG
- the LOC130957572 gene encoding uncharacterized protein LOC130957572 has protein sequence MHQSLSPPSLCLHWVPPPVHSVKLNCDASYFAPFGYAGFGCIIRNSDGCWLKGCTGKVEVCSVLFAKLYAIWRGLLLAWDSGFREVICETNCLEALFLVNQRMLDCMAKAAVSGADIHSYWSQPWSEL, from the exons ATGCATCAATCTTTGTCTCCTCCTTCGCTTTGTTTGCATTGGGTTCCACCTCCAGTTCATTCTGTTAAATTgaattgtgatgctagttatTTTGCTCCTTTTGGCTATGCTGGTTTTGGTTGTATCATTCGCAATTCTGATGGATGTTGGTTGAAAGGTTGCACTGGAAAAGTCGAAGTGTGCAGTGTTCTTTTTGCTAAATTGTATGCAATTTGGAGAGGTTTACTTCTTGCTTGGGATAGTGGATTTCGTGAGGTTATTTGTGAAACAAACTGTTTAGAAGCTCTTTTCTTGGTAAACCAACGAATGCTTG ATTGTATGGCTAAAGCAGCTGTTTCTGGTGCCGACATTCACTCGTATTGGAGTCAACCATGGAGTGAGCTTTAA